The proteins below come from a single Patescibacteria group bacterium genomic window:
- a CDS encoding 6-phosphofructokinase, translated as MNLKNKKVLVFTGGGLSPSLNPTLYGVIKRAKKLKANIWGGLEGWQCLSNQGKIIPLNSFDERRIKEKGGVFLKSSRTNPYELKNGLENLKNNFKKQKIDYLIAIGGNDTLGTAYKIFKEEKLPIVGVPKTIDNDLSETYWTPGFPTAAFKLINFVKEIRDAAHALSRIFIIEVMGEKVGWLAATSYLGQADIIIPPERYVDIDRVIKIIFRRYKKNNSSAVVVMSKEAFLGDKIKGLLDDQKDGYKVIRHELKAWNLRIEIKKRLGIDTKIIIPGNWLQSGRAIEIDKKLAVGLGQKAVNLLSEKKFGWTPIIKKERGNFFVDVCPLKKILKKRELDESYFDFKNLIPKRKFVNYINSILKYLK; from the coding sequence ATGAATTTAAAAAATAAAAAAGTTCTTGTTTTTACTGGCGGTGGCCTTTCCCCTTCTTTAAATCCAACTCTTTACGGCGTAATCAAGAGAGCCAAAAAATTGAAGGCAAACATTTGGGGCGGCCTTGAAGGTTGGCAATGTCTCTCTAATCAAGGAAAAATAATTCCATTGAATAGTTTTGACGAAAGAAGAATAAAAGAAAAAGGGGGGGTATTTTTAAAATCCTCAAGAACTAATCCTTACGAATTAAAAAATGGACTCGAAAACTTAAAAAATAATTTTAAAAAGCAAAAAATAGATTACTTAATAGCAATTGGCGGAAACGATACCTTAGGTACAGCCTATAAAATTTTTAAAGAAGAAAAATTACCAATAGTTGGTGTCCCTAAAACTATTGATAACGATCTATCAGAAACTTATTGGACGCCAGGGTTTCCTACCGCTGCTTTTAAGTTAATTAATTTTGTTAAAGAAATCAGAGATGCGGCCCATGCTCTTTCTCGAATCTTTATAATTGAAGTGATGGGTGAAAAAGTAGGCTGGCTTGCGGCCACCAGTTATCTCGGTCAGGCTGATATAATTATCCCACCGGAACGATATGTCGACATCGATCGGGTAATCAAAATAATTTTTCGACGATATAAAAAAAATAATAGCTCTGCTGTAGTGGTGATGAGTAAGGAGGCTTTCCTTGGCGATAAAATAAAAGGTCTTCTCGATGATCAAAAAGATGGATATAAGGTCATAAGACATGAATTAAAGGCTTGGAATTTACGAATCGAGATAAAAAAAAGATTAGGTATTGATACGAAAATTATCATTCCTGGCAATTGGCTACAGTCAGGAAGGGCAATTGAAATTGACAAAAAATTGGCTGTCGGTCTTGGACAAAAAGCCGTTAATTTACTTTCCGAAAAAAAATTTGGTTGGACACCAATTATTAAAAAGGAAAGGGGTAATTTTTTTGTTGATGTTTGTCCTTTAAAAAAAATTTTAAAGAAAAGAGAGTTAGATGAATCTTATTTTGATTTTAAAAATTTAATCCCAAAAAGAAAGTTTGTCAATTATATAAATTCGATTTTAAAATATTTAAAATAA
- a CDS encoding DUF192 domain-containing protein, whose translation MQKWLVKRIIIFFLLFIISLFFIFLKSQKNAIHQACFRNYCFEVELARTPAEQMKGLMFRRKLDQNKGMLFIFDQEAYYSFWMKNTLLPLDIIWLNQNQEVVFISHQSQPCLENFCPIITPEKKAKYVLEINGGMAEKMNLKNGDRFIFKLK comes from the coding sequence ATGCAAAAATGGTTAGTTAAGAGGATAATTATTTTCTTTTTACTTTTTATTATTAGTCTATTTTTTATTTTTTTAAAATCTCAAAAAAACGCAATTCATCAGGCTTGTTTTAGAAATTACTGTTTTGAAGTGGAATTGGCGCGTACGCCTGCCGAACAAATGAAAGGATTAATGTTTCGTCGGAAGCTAGATCAAAATAAAGGAATGCTTTTTATTTTTGATCAAGAAGCTTATTATTCTTTTTGGATGAAAAACACCCTCCTGCCATTAGATATTATTTGGCTTAATCAGAATCAAGAGGTAGTTTTTATCAGTCATCAGAGTCAACCTTGCTTAGAAAATTTTTGTCCAATTATCACCCCAGAGAAAAAAGCTAAATATGTCTTAGAAATTAACGGAGGGATGGCAGAAAAGATGAATTTAAAAAATGGTGATCGGTTTATTTTTAAATTAAAATGA
- a CDS encoding nucleotidyltransferase family protein, with protein sequence MKKDLINLLDKQIDREKLRNRSQAIEYFLSQLLLPKVTKVLILAGGEGVKFRPLTYEMPKALIPIKEKPLLEYTLENLKKYNFSEIVISIGHLGRKIKEYFKDGKKFGLNISYLVQEKKTPGTAQPVKQAEKILKNETFFLIYGDVLAEIDYQDLLNFHQSHHGIVTMALASVDRPSDWGVAEMRGNLITNFLEKPKEKIRSHLVNAGIFVCQPEIFRYLRKNSERLEKDVFPILVREKKLYGYPFEGEWADLSTPEIYEEVLKNFQYCF encoded by the coding sequence ATGAAAAAAGATCTCATTAATCTTTTAGACAAACAAATTGATAGGGAAAAATTAAGAAATCGTTCTCAGGCTATTGAATATTTTCTTTCCCAATTACTTTTGCCGAAAGTGACAAAAGTCTTAATTTTGGCTGGCGGTGAAGGGGTTAAATTCAGACCCCTTACCTACGAAATGCCAAAAGCTCTAATTCCAATAAAAGAAAAACCACTTTTAGAATATACCTTAGAAAATTTGAAAAAATATAACTTTTCTGAAATTGTCATTTCTATTGGTCATCTTGGGCGAAAAATAAAAGAATATTTTAAAGATGGGAAAAAATTTGGTTTAAATATATCCTATTTAGTCCAAGAGAAAAAGACACCGGGTACTGCTCAACCAGTTAAACAGGCTGAAAAAATTTTAAAGAATGAAACTTTTTTCTTAATTTATGGCGATGTTTTGGCTGAAATTGACTATCAGGATCTTTTAAATTTTCATCAATCTCATCATGGCATAGTGACAATGGCTTTAGCCTCAGTTGATCGGCCAAGTGATTGGGGGGTTGCAGAAATGCGAGGCAATTTAATTACTAATTTTCTAGAAAAACCAAAAGAAAAAATCCGTTCCCACTTAGTCAATGCTGGAATTTTTGTTTGTCAGCCAGAAATTTTTCGGTACCTGAGAAAAAATTCAGAACGCTTAGAGAAAGATGTTTTTCCAATTTTGGTTCGTGAGAAAAAACTTTATGGTTATCCATTTGAAGGTGAATGGGCGGATCTTTCCACTCCAGAGATTTACGAAGAAGTTTTGAAAAATTTTCAATATTGTTTTTAA
- the topA gene encoding type I DNA topoisomerase, translating to MKLIIVESPTKALTISQFLGKDFIIESCNGHVRDLPKSRLGIEIERDFTPQYIIPVKKKKIVNQLKKKASQAKEIYFATDEDREGEAIAWHLKIIFDEVLKKETKCQRIAFHEITKEAVLEAIKNPRQIDLNLVEAQQARRILDRLVGYSLSPLLWRKIARRLSAGRVQSVALRLIVERERERESFIPQEYYTIFAVLRKLKILKPQSQIPNEFKAKLYKIGKKKLDKFTIKTKKEAEEIVKNLKDAIYLVNEIREKEISKPPLPPFTTSTLQQVANRRFGYSTKKTMMVAQQLYEGVKLGQEGLVGLITYIRTDSFNLSEKFLKETRNYLQKNFDTTYKPPTFRFYQTKRKIAQEAHEAIRPTSIYRQPDQIKNYLTKEQFKIYDLIWRRSLACQMAEARIKTMTIDVLAKKKSIANHYFKATGSQIKFAGWLDVYPIKIDEVILPDVNKDEKLDLLNLESNQHFTEPPARYSEAGLVKVLEKYGIGRPSTYAPIISTLFERNYLQKENGRLIPTEIGCRVNDLLVKHFPKIVDYQFTATMEERLDKIAEGKEKWQKMISDFYWPFKKELEEKEKEIVQQKPIDEKTDQVCEKCGRLMLVKFSRFGKFLACSGFPECKFTKSLQPINDGNDLIECPKCGEGQVVKKRTKKGRFFYTCSKWPECDFASWQSPKDKNDE from the coding sequence ATGAAATTAATTATCGTTGAATCACCAACCAAGGCGCTAACTATTTCCCAATTTTTAGGGAAAGATTTTATTATTGAATCATGTAATGGTCATGTCAGAGATTTGCCGAAAAGCAGGTTAGGTATTGAGATCGAAAGAGATTTTACTCCTCAATACATCATTCCTGTTAAAAAGAAAAAAATTGTTAATCAACTCAAAAAAAAGGCGAGTCAAGCCAAAGAAATATATTTTGCTACCGATGAAGACCGAGAAGGCGAAGCTATCGCTTGGCATTTAAAAATTATTTTCGATGAAGTTCTAAAAAAAGAAACAAAATGTCAAAGAATTGCTTTTCATGAAATTACCAAGGAAGCAGTTTTAGAAGCCATCAAAAATCCTCGCCAAATTGATCTGAATTTAGTTGAAGCTCAGCAAGCAAGAAGAATTTTAGATCGTCTTGTTGGTTATAGTTTATCTCCTCTTCTCTGGAGGAAAATTGCTCGACGACTTTCTGCTGGACGCGTCCAGTCAGTTGCTCTTCGTCTAATTGTTGAGCGAGAAAGAGAAAGAGAATCGTTTATCCCACAAGAGTACTACACTATTTTCGCGGTATTGCGGAAATTAAAAATACTCAAACCTCAATCTCAAATACCAAATGAATTTAAGGCAAAATTATATAAGATTGGTAAGAAAAAATTAGATAAATTTACTATCAAGACAAAAAAAGAAGCAGAAGAAATTGTTAAAAATTTGAAAGATGCCATCTACTTAGTTAATGAAATAAGAGAAAAAGAAATCTCTAAGCCCCCCCTACCACCATTTACTACTTCAACCCTGCAACAAGTGGCTAATCGCCGCTTTGGTTATTCAACAAAAAAAACGATGATGGTCGCTCAACAACTCTATGAAGGTGTGAAGTTGGGCCAAGAAGGTTTGGTTGGTTTAATTACTTATATAAGAACTGATTCTTTTAATTTATCGGAAAAATTTTTAAAAGAAACCAGAAATTATCTTCAAAAAAATTTTGATACAACCTATAAGCCACCTACTTTTCGCTTTTATCAAACAAAAAGAAAAATTGCTCAGGAAGCCCACGAGGCTATCCGACCGACGAGTATCTATCGTCAACCAGATCAAATCAAAAATTATTTAACTAAAGAACAGTTTAAAATTTATGATCTCATTTGGCGACGGAGTTTAGCTTGTCAAATGGCCGAAGCTAGAATTAAGACGATGACGATCGATGTTTTGGCTAAAAAAAAATCAATAGCTAATCATTATTTTAAAGCAACAGGAAGTCAAATCAAATTCGCTGGTTGGCTAGATGTTTATCCAATAAAAATTGATGAAGTAATTTTGCCGGATGTCAATAAAGATGAAAAATTAGATTTATTAAACTTGGAGTCGAACCAACATTTTACCGAACCACCAGCCAGATATTCAGAAGCTGGATTGGTTAAAGTTTTAGAAAAGTATGGCATTGGCCGACCATCAACTTACGCGCCAATTATTTCAACCCTTTTTGAAAGAAATTATCTCCAAAAAGAAAATGGTCGGCTTATTCCGACAGAAATTGGTTGTCGCGTTAATGATCTTTTAGTTAAACATTTTCCGAAGATTGTTGATTATCAATTCACGGCCACAATGGAAGAAAGGCTAGATAAAATTGCCGAAGGTAAAGAAAAATGGCAAAAAATGATCAGCGATTTCTATTGGCCATTTAAAAAGGAGTTAGAAGAAAAAGAAAAAGAAATTGTCCAGCAAAAACCAATTGATGAGAAAACTGATCAAGTTTGTGAAAAATGTGGCAGATTAATGTTAGTTAAATTTTCTCGTTTTGGCAAGTTTTTAGCCTGTTCTGGTTTTCCTGAATGTAAATTTACTAAATCGCTTCAACCGATTAATGACGGTAATGATTTAATAGAATGCCCAAAATGTGGAGAGGGGCAAGTGGTCAAAAAGAGAACTAAAAAGGGAAGGTTTTTTTATACTTGCTCAAAATGGCCCGAATGTGATTTTGCTTCATGGCAGAGTCCCAAGGATAAAAATGACGAATAG
- a CDS encoding ferredoxin produces the protein MKYKVKVDKNCCLGCGSCVAICPENFELDEEGKSQVKNEEIEDLGCSQQAADACPANCIKIEKIE, from the coding sequence ATGAAGTATAAAGTGAAAGTTGATAAAAATTGCTGTCTCGGTTGTGGTTCTTGTGTCGCCATTTGTCCGGAAAATTTTGAACTTGACGAAGAGGGGAAATCTCAGGTTAAAAATGAGGAGATTGAAGATTTAGGTTGCAGTCAGCAAGCAGCTGATGCTTGTCCGGCTAATTGTATCAAAATTGAAAAGATTGAATAA
- a CDS encoding thiamine pyrophosphate-dependent enzyme, translated as MNQENLRTGAINTWCPGCGNFALQNALISALDELIQEGFTKENFVLVTGIGCHGKMADYLNLNSFYSLHGRAVPVATGIKLAQPKLIPIVCVGDGDVYSEGLEHLIFAAKRNSEIKVLVHNNRVFSLTTGQFTPTSPKGFISKSAPQGNIEEPLNPIELMLVSGASFVARGYVGRSGHLKNLIKKAILHHGFAFIDILQPCVVYFNTYNFYNQNIYELEEKELDNFSLALEKSRQWRYQNSGQIPIGLFYQKERPTFEEEILKE; from the coding sequence ATGAATCAAGAAAATCTAAGAACAGGGGCAATAAATACCTGGTGTCCCGGTTGTGGAAATTTTGCTTTACAAAATGCTTTAATTTCTGCTCTTGATGAATTAATTCAAGAAGGTTTCACTAAAGAAAACTTTGTTCTTGTTACTGGCATCGGTTGTCATGGAAAGATGGCTGACTATCTAAATCTCAATAGTTTCTATTCTTTACATGGTCGAGCTGTTCCAGTGGCAACAGGGATAAAATTAGCTCAGCCAAAACTGATTCCGATTGTCTGTGTTGGTGACGGCGATGTCTATAGTGAAGGTTTGGAGCATTTAATTTTTGCCGCCAAAAGAAATTCTGAAATTAAAGTTTTGGTTCATAATAATCGTGTTTTTAGTTTAACCACTGGACAATTTACACCGACATCGCCAAAGGGCTTTATTAGCAAATCAGCGCCACAGGGAAATATTGAGGAACCTTTAAATCCTATTGAATTAATGTTGGTCAGTGGTGCTTCTTTTGTCGCTCGTGGTTATGTCGGCAGAAGTGGTCATTTGAAAAATTTAATCAAAAAAGCCATTCTTCATCACGGCTTTGCTTTCATTGATATTCTTCAACCTTGTGTCGTCTATTTTAACACCTACAATTTTTATAATCAAAATATCTATGAACTAGAAGAAAAAGAGTTAGACAATTTTTCTCTGGCTCTAGAAAAGTCCCGCCAGTGGCGTTACCAAAATTCAGGTCAAATTCCTATTGGTCTCTTTTATCAAAAAGAAAGACCCACATTTGAAGAAGAAATTTTGAAAGAATAA
- a CDS encoding ParB/RepB/Spo0J family partition protein: MPLGRGLDSLIPRKKITLPAKKEEVISEIPLSAIRSNPYQPRDVFDEQAMEELVNSIREHGILQPLVVNKISDDLYELIAGERRLRAAKILNLEKVPVIIRSADEIKKLELSLIENLQRKDLNPMERARAYQRLIDEFNLTQEEVARKIGKARATVANTLRLLSLPPMIQRVLEEEKITEGHAKVLLSLDSPEKQEAMLKRILGTGMTVRETEQLIVSKRKKPIFKDQVLRLKEERLQEALGTKVTIKKRGQRGKIIIEFYSEKDLENLIKKLSL; encoded by the coding sequence ATGCCCTTAGGTCGTGGTTTAGATTCATTAATTCCGAGAAAAAAAATTACTTTACCTGCAAAAAAAGAAGAAGTAATCTCAGAAATCCCCCTTTCTGCTATTCGTTCTAACCCGTATCAACCAAGAGATGTTTTTGATGAACAGGCAATGGAAGAATTGGTTAATTCGATTCGGGAACATGGTATTCTTCAACCGTTGGTAGTGAATAAAATTTCTGACGATTTGTATGAATTGATTGCCGGCGAACGGCGATTACGTGCGGCTAAAATTTTAAATTTAGAAAAGGTACCAGTGATTATTCGTTCGGCTGATGAAATCAAAAAGTTAGAATTATCTTTAATTGAAAATCTCCAAAGAAAAGACTTAAATCCGATGGAAAGGGCGAGGGCTTATCAACGTTTAATTGATGAATTTAACTTAACCCAAGAAGAAGTGGCAAGAAAGATTGGTAAAGCAAGGGCGACAGTGGCCAATACCTTACGACTTCTTAGTCTGCCGCCGATGATTCAGAGGGTCTTGGAAGAAGAGAAGATTACCGAAGGCCATGCCAAAGTTTTACTTTCCTTAGATTCTCCAGAGAAGCAAGAAGCGATGCTTAAAAGAATTTTGGGCACCGGTATGACCGTCCGAGAGACAGAGCAACTCATTGTTTCTAAAAGAAAAAAACCGATTTTCAAAGATCAAGTTTTGCGTCTTAAAGAAGAGAGGCTTCAGGAAGCACTTGGCACAAAAGTGACTATTAAAAAACGTGGACAAAGAGGGAAAATTATTATTGAATTTTATTCAGAAAAAGATTTGGAAAATTTAATCAAAAAACTCTCCTTATAA
- a CDS encoding ParA family protein, which produces MKIISIVNQKGGTGKTTTVLNLSSCLANFGQKVLVIDLDPQANTTSGFGVNNFQKTIYEILSQEASLLESLVKIKENLFLIPVNESLAGANIELVSEKDREFKLAKILEPLPLDFDFVFIDTPPSLGLLTINSLVASQFSLIPVQAEYFALEGLGQLINTINLIKESLNPKLEILGVVITMYDERARLAQEVLFELYKNFPFRIFRTVIPRSIKLAEAPSFGQTIFEYAPNSKAAKAYRRLAIEFLHYN; this is translated from the coding sequence ATGAAGATCATTTCTATTGTCAATCAAAAGGGCGGAACCGGCAAGACAACAACAGTTTTAAATCTTTCGTCTTGTCTTGCCAATTTTGGTCAAAAAGTTTTAGTGATTGATTTAGATCCGCAGGCGAACACCACCTCTGGTTTTGGAGTTAATAATTTTCAAAAGACAATTTACGAGATCCTTTCTCAAGAGGCTTCTTTATTAGAAAGCCTGGTGAAAATTAAAGAAAATCTTTTTTTAATTCCTGTTAACGAATCTTTGGCTGGTGCTAATATTGAATTAGTGAGTGAAAAAGATCGCGAATTTAAATTAGCCAAAATTTTAGAACCATTACCACTTGATTTCGATTTTGTTTTTATTGATACGCCGCCTTCTTTGGGTCTCTTGACGATCAACAGTTTAGTTGCCTCACAATTTTCTTTAATTCCTGTCCAAGCTGAATATTTTGCCCTTGAAGGTTTAGGCCAGCTCATCAATACAATCAATCTAATTAAAGAAAGTTTAAATCCTAAACTTGAGATTTTGGGAGTTGTGATTACTATGTATGATGAAAGAGCACGCCTCGCGCAAGAAGTTTTGTTTGAACTTTATAAGAATTTTCCCTTTCGAATTTTTCGGACAGTGATTCCCCGTTCAATTAAATTAGCTGAGGCACCAAGTTTTGGACAAACAATTTTTGAATACGCGCCAAATTCAAAGGCGGCAAAGGCTTATCGGCGACTAGCTATAGAATTTTTACATTATAATTAA
- a CDS encoding 2-oxoacid:acceptor oxidoreductase subunit alpha, translating into MKEISILIGGMAGDGIRQGAHLIGELFNELGYWLFIYDDYPSLISGGHNFSVIRAAEKQIFSHREKVDFAIAFNEETVKKHQKKWKKETILIYDSTNFKIQQGYGCPFFKIIQDYSLPSVMKNTIALGFFAGLCQINFSLVQKVVKKIIVKKIDENIKIAQEGYEEGRKIENKFNIKKLTQKPKILCTGNEATALGAKQAGLKIYFAYPMTPVTPILHFLAAHQKEFGVKVIQPENEIAVALMAEGAAYTGKRTMVGTSGGGFALMVESLSLAGQAEIPLLYVYGQRPGPSTGVPTYTAQADLQFVLKAGHGEFSRLVLAPSNVDEAFYLTGLALNLAWRYQIPAVVLTDKHLGESIFSATFQKNKVKEERPKIWSGRGKYQRYLSTKDGISPLAFPGGKAIVKSTGYEHNEFGLTVEESEQIKKMVEKRLKKQKTLEKELKKRKTINVYGTRRSKIALLTWGSTTGVVREIGEKLGLKVIQPLFLQPWPVEDLKKELRGVKKIIDIEMNTTGQLADLLDSSRIVVNQKILKYDGRPFTLDELENKIKKFL; encoded by the coding sequence ATGAAAGAGATTTCTATTTTAATTGGCGGAATGGCCGGCGACGGAATTCGCCAGGGCGCCCATTTAATTGGCGAATTATTCAACGAGCTCGGCTACTGGCTTTTTATTTACGATGACTACCCTTCTTTGATCAGTGGTGGCCATAATTTTTCTGTTATCAGAGCAGCGGAAAAACAAATTTTTTCTCATCGAGAGAAAGTTGATTTTGCCATTGCTTTTAATGAAGAGACAGTGAAAAAACATCAAAAGAAGTGGAAAAAGGAAACAATTTTAATTTATGATTCAACAAATTTTAAAATTCAGCAGGGATATGGCTGTCCCTTTTTTAAAATCATTCAAGATTATTCTTTGCCTTCAGTAATGAAGAATACTATAGCACTTGGTTTTTTCGCCGGACTGTGCCAAATAAATTTTTCTTTAGTTCAAAAAGTTGTTAAGAAAATTATTGTCAAAAAAATTGACGAAAATATAAAAATAGCACAGGAAGGTTATGAGGAGGGGAGAAAAATTGAAAACAAATTCAATATAAAAAAATTAACACAGAAACCAAAAATCCTATGTACTGGTAACGAAGCAACAGCATTGGGTGCGAAACAGGCTGGTTTAAAAATTTATTTTGCCTATCCAATGACGCCAGTCACCCCGATTCTTCATTTTTTGGCCGCTCATCAAAAGGAATTTGGCGTTAAAGTCATTCAGCCAGAAAATGAAATTGCCGTTGCTTTAATGGCTGAAGGGGCGGCTTATACCGGAAAACGAACAATGGTTGGCACTTCTGGTGGTGGTTTTGCTTTGATGGTTGAATCTCTAAGCCTGGCTGGTCAAGCAGAAATTCCCCTTCTTTACGTCTATGGACAACGGCCAGGTCCTTCAACCGGTGTCCCGACTTACACCGCTCAAGCCGATCTTCAATTTGTTTTAAAAGCAGGTCATGGGGAATTTTCTCGTTTAGTTTTAGCGCCAAGTAATGTTGATGAAGCTTTTTATTTAACAGGTCTGGCTTTGAATTTGGCTTGGCGTTATCAAATACCAGCCGTCGTCCTAACTGATAAACATTTGGGCGAGAGTATTTTTTCTGCTACTTTTCAAAAAAATAAAGTTAAAGAAGAAAGACCAAAAATTTGGTCAGGGCGAGGAAAATATCAAAGATATCTTTCGACAAAAGATGGTATTTCTCCACTAGCCTTTCCTGGTGGTAAAGCAATTGTTAAATCAACTGGTTATGAACACAATGAATTTGGTTTGACTGTTGAAGAATCAGAACAAATTAAAAAAATGGTTGAAAAAAGATTAAAAAAACAGAAGACATTAGAGAAAGAATTAAAGAAGAGAAAAACCATTAATGTTTACGGAACTCGGCGAAGTAAAATTGCTTTACTGACCTGGGGTTCGACTACTGGCGTGGTGAGGGAAATTGGTGAAAAATTGGGTTTAAAAGTTATTCAACCTCTTTTCTTACAGCCCTGGCCAGTAGAAGATTTAAAAAAAGAGTTGAGAGGTGTCAAAAAAATTATTGATATTGAAATGAATACCACTGGCCAGTTGGCTGATTTATTAGATTCGTCCAGGATTGTCGTTAATCAAAAAATTTTAAAGTATGATGGCAGGCCATTTACTTTAGATGAGTTAGAAAATAAAATAAAAAAATTTCTATGA
- a CDS encoding 2-phospho-L-lactate transferase CofD family protein → MKRIVILAGGSAGHQIAKSLKKDHFINSFKFSFIVNTSDDGGHSGEIRQKYSIIPPGDLLKVICAFLSPKIARRLTNRDSKGRVKGNLILTEFLMNYGIPAGIKKFTDSFGGLPRNVSILPVTDCPTTFCLRTREKKKIYKGQWKVIFSSPTEKRRGDFFLEPRVQILPVVRNEIKKSDAVVIAPSSVLYSILPILLVSGMKKILQNKKIIWFVPLFCLPTEPKRQTFEFYLSLLVRYGKQPDVAVINNREISKNILQLYEKKGFTVVSPTSPTCSLTIHFIYKDLIPNPDDVSREEPKIMNFDFNGISFSRFFIPIKHDYKKINKILKEII, encoded by the coding sequence ATGAAAAGAATTGTAATTTTGGCCGGCGGGAGTGCTGGTCATCAAATAGCTAAATCTCTGAAAAAAGATCATTTCATAAATTCATTTAAGTTTTCTTTCATCGTTAATACTTCAGATGACGGCGGACACAGCGGAGAAATCAGGCAAAAATACAGCATCATTCCGCCCGGTGACTTGCTGAAAGTTATATGTGCTTTTCTTTCTCCGAAAATCGCAAGAAGGTTGACAAACAGAGACTCAAAAGGAAGGGTGAAGGGAAACTTGATATTGACAGAATTTCTGATGAATTATGGTATACCAGCAGGAATTAAAAAATTTACTGATTCATTTGGTGGTTTACCAAGAAACGTGTCTATTCTTCCGGTGACCGATTGTCCGACCACTTTCTGTTTAAGAACAAGAGAAAAAAAGAAAATATATAAAGGACAGTGGAAGGTAATTTTCTCTTCACCGACAGAAAAGAGAAGGGGTGATTTTTTTCTTGAACCCAGGGTTCAGATTCTACCTGTCGTCCGAAATGAAATTAAAAAATCAGATGCAGTGGTGATAGCGCCGAGTTCGGTCCTCTATTCGATTTTACCAATTTTACTTGTATCGGGAATGAAAAAGATTCTTCAAAATAAAAAAATCATCTGGTTTGTTCCTCTTTTTTGTTTACCTACAGAACCAAAACGACAAACTTTCGAATTTTATCTATCTCTTCTAGTTCGCTATGGAAAACAGCCCGATGTTGCGGTAATAAATAACAGAGAAATTTCCAAGAACATTCTTCAGTTATATGAAAAAAAAGGATTTACTGTAGTCTCGCCAACCTCACCAACTTGTTCCTTAACCATTCATTTCATTTACAAAGATTTAATTCCTAATCCCGATGACGTTTCTCGAGAGGAGCCGAAAATTATGAATTTTGATTTTAACGGAATCTCATTTTCAAGGTTTTTTATTCCTATTAAACACGACTATAAAAAGATAAATAAAATTTTAAAAGAGATCATCTAA